The Thermodesulfobacteriota bacterium genome includes a region encoding these proteins:
- a CDS encoding secretin N-terminal domain-containing protein — translation MKILTMFLIGWTVLGAGCAQRHAVRKSPPPPVTAARLPAAAPEIAAPPAAPAAPLPDALREGAVEPRRSAAEFRKPSKRYTLVMTGADARELFLSLARENEFNLVLAADVSGAVTLDIKDVTAEELMEEVCGMVGCRVETSGKTVRVTAAKRVTRVFPVDYLLTMRTGTGSLVASTSATGSGTIGIESQSTNSITTEEKGDFWTHLSEELAELVSAGGGKAVVNRTAGTVVVTDFPENVERVARHLRMLEARARAGVVIEAQILEVALDDDTKYGIDWSAMPDLSPHLTGTLGGNASAVQTLASGATAFRVGVAGSKFRAFLDAQAVAGNLDVLSSPRVATLNNQKAVIRIGRQDVFFKATVTPASTTSAAFTTFTPESVTEGIILSVTPQIGQNGRIMLSIHPSITEKVGDARAPDGNTAPILDIRETNTVVDVADGQTVFIGGLMQERTQETVTSVPFLGEIPFLGALFRSNAQLKRKTELVILITPRIVRASEGAETGATAVGRWEELKRGHHLGGRPWLYGTEGERETTRPWN, via the coding sequence TTGAAGATCCTGACGATGTTCCTGATCGGGTGGACCGTGCTGGGGGCGGGGTGCGCGCAGCGCCATGCGGTCCGGAAATCTCCCCCGCCGCCCGTGACCGCCGCCCGGCTGCCGGCAGCGGCTCCCGAGATCGCGGCGCCTCCCGCCGCGCCCGCGGCGCCGCTTCCCGACGCGCTGCGCGAGGGGGCGGTGGAGCCGCGCCGGTCCGCCGCCGAGTTCCGGAAGCCCTCGAAGCGGTACACCCTGGTGATGACGGGGGCGGACGCCCGGGAGCTGTTCCTCTCCCTGGCGCGGGAGAACGAGTTCAACCTCGTCCTCGCCGCGGACGTGTCCGGGGCGGTGACGCTCGACATCAAGGACGTCACTGCGGAAGAGCTGATGGAGGAGGTCTGCGGGATGGTCGGCTGCCGCGTGGAGACATCGGGGAAGACGGTTCGCGTGACCGCGGCGAAACGGGTCACCCGTGTCTTCCCGGTCGATTACCTGTTGACCATGCGGACGGGAACGGGTTCGCTCGTCGCTTCCACGTCGGCCACCGGCAGCGGGACCATAGGGATCGAGAGCCAGAGCACGAACAGCATCACGACGGAGGAGAAGGGTGACTTCTGGACCCACCTCTCCGAGGAGCTCGCGGAGCTGGTGTCCGCCGGCGGGGGGAAGGCGGTCGTCAACCGGACCGCCGGGACCGTCGTCGTGACGGATTTCCCGGAGAACGTCGAGCGGGTCGCGCGCCATCTCCGGATGCTGGAGGCGCGGGCGCGCGCCGGCGTGGTCATCGAGGCGCAGATCCTCGAGGTCGCGCTCGACGACGACACGAAATACGGGATCGACTGGTCGGCGATGCCGGATCTGTCCCCGCACCTTACCGGGACGCTCGGAGGGAACGCCTCCGCGGTCCAGACGCTCGCCTCCGGCGCGACCGCCTTCCGGGTCGGCGTGGCGGGCTCGAAGTTCCGGGCCTTCCTCGACGCGCAGGCCGTCGCGGGGAACCTGGACGTTCTCTCCTCCCCACGGGTGGCCACGCTCAACAACCAGAAGGCCGTCATCCGGATCGGGCGGCAGGACGTGTTCTTCAAGGCCACGGTCACTCCCGCGAGCACGACCTCCGCCGCGTTCACGACGTTCACGCCGGAGAGCGTCACGGAAGGCATCATCCTGAGCGTGACGCCGCAGATCGGGCAGAACGGGCGGATCATGCTCTCGATCCACCCCTCGATCACCGAGAAGGTTGGGGATGCGCGGGCCCCCGACGGGAACACGGCGCCGATCCTCGACATCCGGGAGACCAACACGGTGGTCGACGTCGCGGACGGGCAGACGGTGTTCATCGGCGGGCTGATGCAGGAGCGGACGCAGGAGACCGTCACCTCCGTACCGTTCCTCGGCGAAATCCCGTTTCTCGGGGCGCTCTTCCGGTCCAACGCGCAGTTGAAGCGGAAGACGGAGCTGGTGATCCTCATCACGCCGCGGATCGTCCGGGCGTCGGAAGGAGCGGAGACGGGCGCGACGGCGGTCGGCCGGTGGGAGGAGCTGAAGCGGGGGCACCACCTCGGCGGCAGGCCGTGGCTGTACGGAACGGAGGGGGAGCGGGAAACCACCCGCCCCTGGAACTGA
- a CDS encoding AAA family ATPase, with the protein MYEGHFRLKEKPFAPTPDPDFLFLSESHRRALDHLLFGLEAGEGFIVVTGDIGVGKTTVCRSLLRRMPERFTTALVVNTLLTEKELLRTILSDFGVEVPDGTRKDLLDALNRFLLAEAERDRRPVLIVDEAQNLAPPLLEQVRLLSNLETEKRKLLQIVLFGQRELQEKLLLPELKQFNQRITVRARILPLDRPETSRYIHHRLSVAGAAGGAFLSRSAERLVYRRSGGVPRRINQLCDRALLAACLREAACVERADVLRAASSLSDDGEAGGRAPGRFLRMTGLAGLLPLLVRIGKGGGL; encoded by the coding sequence ATGTACGAAGGACATTTCCGCCTGAAGGAGAAGCCGTTCGCGCCGACGCCGGACCCGGATTTCCTGTTCCTGTCGGAAAGCCACCGGCGGGCGCTGGACCATCTGCTGTTCGGGCTGGAGGCGGGGGAGGGCTTCATCGTGGTCACCGGCGACATCGGCGTCGGCAAGACCACCGTCTGCCGCTCCCTGCTGCGGAGGATGCCGGAGCGGTTCACCACGGCGCTCGTCGTGAACACCCTCCTGACGGAGAAGGAGCTGCTGCGCACGATCCTCTCCGACTTCGGCGTCGAGGTGCCCGACGGGACGCGGAAAGACCTGCTGGACGCCCTGAACCGGTTCCTCCTGGCGGAGGCGGAGCGGGACCGCAGGCCGGTCCTGATCGTCGACGAGGCGCAGAACCTCGCCCCGCCGCTGCTGGAGCAGGTCCGCCTGCTGTCGAACCTCGAGACGGAGAAGCGCAAGCTCCTCCAGATCGTCCTGTTCGGGCAGAGGGAGCTGCAGGAGAAGCTGCTGTTGCCGGAGCTGAAGCAGTTCAACCAGCGGATCACCGTCCGGGCGCGGATCCTGCCGCTGGACCGGCCGGAGACCTCCCGCTACATCCACCACCGGCTGAGCGTCGCGGGGGCGGCGGGAGGCGCTTTCCTGTCCCGCTCCGCCGAGCGTCTGGTCTACCGCCGGTCCGGCGGCGTACCCCGGAGGATCAACCAGCTATGCGACCGGGCGCTGCTGGCGGCGTGCCTGCGGGAGGCGGCGTGCGTGGAGCGGGCCGACGTGCTTCGCGCCGCGTCCTCCCTCTCGGACGATGGGGAGGCGGGCGGCCGGGCCCCGGGGCGCTTCCTGCGGATGACGGGGCTCGCCGGGCTGCTGCCGCTCCTGGTGCGCATCGGGAAAGGAGGCGGGCTGTGA